CATGCTGACCAGCCTGACGGAGGGCAGCGCCCTCGTGATGGGCCTGGTGATCGGCGCGCTGGTCTGCTCCGACCTGGGTGGCCCGATCAGCAAGATCACGTTCGGTTTCGTCGCCGGCGGGATGAGCGTCGCCAACTCGTACAACCTGGGCCTCGTGGCCGCCATGGTGGCGGCCGGCATGGTTCCCGCGCTGGGCATGTCGCTGGCGACGATGGTGCGACGCAAGGCGTTCCGCCCCGCCGACCGGCAGTACGGCAAGGTCGCGTGGCTGCTGGGCCTGGCCGGGGTGTCCGAGGGCGCGATCCCCTTCGCGGCGGCCGACCCCCTGCGGGTGCTCCCGGCCTCCATGGCGGGCGGCGCGGTCACCGGCGTCCTGACGATGGCGTTCGGCAGCACGCAGAAGGCCCTGTACGGCGGGTTCTTCGCGGCCGGCGAGATCGGCGGCCTGCTGCTCTACGTGGTGGCCGTCGCCGCGGGTGTCCTGGTCACGGCCGCGACGGCCGTCGCGCTCAAGAGCCTCGGCAAGCAGCCCGCGACGAGCACCGCGAGCCCCGCGGTCAAGGCCGGGGGCAAGGCTGGAGTCAAGACCCGGGTCAAGGCACGCCGGAAGGTCTCCCTGGCCCGCTGAGCACACCCGACCACAGCGGGACGGATCGCGACGGATCAAGGAGCCGCCATGTCTCCGGCCGAGGTAATGGAGGATCCGGAAGGGCCGGAAGGGCCGCGCGCAAAGCAGTCCGAGCAGTCCAACCAGTCCACGTCGTGCCGTCCACGGCTCCGCGCCCGGCTCGCCGCGATACCGGCCGTACTCCTCGGTCTCACCGTCGGCAGCCTCACCATCGGCGGGGCGTTCTCCGCCCTCGCCCACGCCGCCGGGAACTGCGAGAACGGGCCCGGCCCGAGGCCCGCCGCCCAGTGCCCGGCGAAGCCGCCGGCGCGCGGACGGCAGCCGTCCCAGGTCTCCGACCAGCAGTGGCGTGGCGCCCTGGGCGCGGCCGACTTCTGGAACGCGCACGTCCCGGGACAGGCCTGGCCCGTCAGCCCGGACCCCCACGCACGAGGCTGGTACCCCGTCGAGACCGGTGCCCGGCCCGGTCACCAGCGGCACGCCATCTACTACGGGGGCGTCTTCCCGGACCGGGAGCACCGGGTCCAGCACCTGGAGGAGTCCCATCACGTCCCGGCGAACCAGGCCAGCGGCTCGAACGACGTCTACCGCGAGTACGACGTCAACGCCCGGGCCGGCCACACCGCCCCCCGGGGCGCGGAACGCATCGTCCGCAACGTCCGCACCCACCACGTCTACGCGACGTTCGACCACTGCGGGTCATTCCACTACCTGGGCCACTGGTAGCCGAAGAGGCCGCCTTTCCCCCTCACCACCTCCCTCACCACCAGGAGCGACGCAATGACATCGACAGCTTCGACAGCTTCGACAGCTTCGACAGCTTCGACAGCATCGGCAGCATCAGCGGCGCCACCGGCGAAAGAGGTTCGCGGCAGTCACTGCCGTACCACCCTCGACCTCTTCGCCGAGTGGGCCGACGTACTCGACTTCCCGGACTACTTCGGGCACAACTGGGACGCCTTCGAGGAATGCCTGTTCACCGTGATCGAGTCGGTCGAGTCGGCTCAATCCGCCGAGTATGTCGGCCCCGTCACGGTCGTCGTCCGGGACGCCGCGCTGCTCCTCGTGGACGAGGAACCGCGGCAGCTCGCGACGTTCCTGGCGATCGTCGACACCGTGGGCAAGGAGGGCCGCTTCACGCTCAAGGCCGGTCCGGAAGCGTGAGCACCGCCTCCGCCCCGCCCTCGGGATGGTTGCGGAAGGTCAGGTCGGCGTCCAGGACACGGGCCTGGCCGACCGCGATCGTGAGGCCCAGACCGGTTCCGGCGCCCGGCGCGGTCGTACGGAAGCGCTGGGGTCCGGAGGTGTGCAGGACCGCGAAGAGGTCGGGCGGGAAGCCCTTGCCGTGGTCGCGGACGCGGACGACCGGCCCGTCGACCTCGACCTCGACCGGCGGGGCGCCGTGCCGGAGCGCGTTGGCGGCCAGGTTGGTGAGGATCCGCTCGACGCGCCGCGGGTCCGTCGTCACCACCGTGTCGGCCACCACCCGTACCTCCACTCCCTCCAGC
The Streptomyces sp. NBC_01485 genome window above contains:
- a CDS encoding ribonuclease domain-containing protein, with product MSPAEVMEDPEGPEGPRAKQSEQSNQSTSCRPRLRARLAAIPAVLLGLTVGSLTIGGAFSALAHAAGNCENGPGPRPAAQCPAKPPARGRQPSQVSDQQWRGALGAADFWNAHVPGQAWPVSPDPHARGWYPVETGARPGHQRHAIYYGGVFPDREHRVQHLEESHHVPANQASGSNDVYREYDVNARAGHTAPRGAERIVRNVRTHHVYATFDHCGSFHYLGHW
- a CDS encoding barstar family protein produces the protein MTSTASTASTASTASTASAASAAPPAKEVRGSHCRTTLDLFAEWADVLDFPDYFGHNWDAFEECLFTVIESVESAQSAEYVGPVTVVVRDAALLLVDEEPRQLATFLAIVDTVGKEGRFTLKAGPEA
- a CDS encoding PTS fructose transporter subunit IIC: MNENASPGEHVGIRFGRWLGGGIAYIGPIAAVGGLLLAAAYLISGWQISVTGAKMTEQSFAWTHADSWAALMLRSGVSALGFLVPAIAAYVAYGMAGRPALIPGVVGGLVAMDVESGFLGGLAAGLVAGALTVALARIRVPHALRDVFDDVAVPLVSALVVSVLMFALVREWLADLETGMNDMLTSLTEGSALVMGLVIGALVCSDLGGPISKITFGFVAGGMSVANSYNLGLVAAMVAAGMVPALGMSLATMVRRKAFRPADRQYGKVAWLLGLAGVSEGAIPFAAADPLRVLPASMAGGAVTGVLTMAFGSTQKALYGGFFAAGEIGGLLLYVVAVAAGVLVTAATAVALKSLGKQPATSTASPAVKAGGKAGVKTRVKARRKVSLAR